A single region of the Ornithorhynchus anatinus isolate Pmale09 chromosome 6, mOrnAna1.pri.v4, whole genome shotgun sequence genome encodes:
- the SOX3 gene encoding transcription factor SOX-3, with translation MYSMLDGGDMKSPGAPPAPGGNAGPGGNGKAGGGAGAGAGAGGGGDQDRVKRPMNAFMVWSRGQRRKMAQENPKMHNSEISKRLGADWKLLTDAEKRPFIDEAKRLRAVHMKEYPDYKYRPRRKTKTLLKKDKYSLPANLLAPGAGAVGSPVAVGQRLDGYAHVNGWTNGAYSLMPDQLGYPQHPAMGGPQLPQMHRYDMAGLQYGPVMPAAQSYMAAAAAAAAYGAVSPAAYGQQPPASSSAAAAAAAAAAMSLGPGPAGGSVVKSEPSSPPPALPSHPSSHSSHSQRACLGDLRDMISMYLPPGGDATDPSSLQGGRLHGVHQHYQTAGTGVNGTVPLTHI, from the coding sequence ATGTACAGCATGTTGGACGGGGGGGACATGAAGAGCCCCggggcccctcccgccccgggcggCAACGCGGGCCCGGGGGGCAACGGCAAGGCCGGCGgaggggccggagccggagccggagccggaggagGGGGCGACCAGGACCGGGTCAAGCGGCCCATGAACGCCTTCATGGTCTGGTCCCGCGGGCAGCGGCGCAAGATGGCCCAGGAGAACCCCAAGATGCACAACTCGGAGATCAGCAAGCGCCTGGGCGCCGACTGGAAGCTGCTGACGGACGCCGAGAAGCGGCCCTTCATCGACGAGGCCAAGCGGCTGCGGGCCGTGCACATGAAGGAGTATCCGGATTATAAATACCGGCCGCGGAGAAAGACCAAGACGCTGCTGAAGAAGGACAAGTACTCGCTGCCGGCCAACCTGctggccccgggggccggcgccGTGGGGAGCCCCGTGGCGgtgggccagaggctggacgGCTACGCCCACGTCAACGGCTGGACCAACGGGGCCTACTCGCTGATGCCCGACCAGCTGGGCTACCCGCAGCACCCGGCCATGGGCGGCCCGCAGCTGCCGCAGATGCACCGCTACGACATGGCCGGGCTGCAGTACGGACCGGTCATGCCGGCGGCCCAGAGCTAcatggcggccgccgccgccgccgccgcctacgGGGCCGTGTCCCCGGCCGCCTACGGCCAGcagcctccggcctcctcctccgccgccgccgccgccgccgccgccgccgccatgagcctgggcccgggaccgGCCGGCGGCTCCGTCGTCAAGTCGGAGCCCAgctcgcccccgcccgccctcccctcgCACCCCTCCTCGCACTCCTCGCACTCGCAGCGGGCTTGCCTGGGCGACCTGCGGGATATGATCAGCATGTACCTGCCGCCCGGCGGCGACGCCACAGACCCTTCCTCCCTGCAGGGAGGCCGCTTGCACGGCGTCCACCAGCACTACCAGACTGCCGGGACGGGGGTCAACGGCACCGTGCCGCTCACTCACATCTGA